In Planctomycetota bacterium, a genomic segment contains:
- a CDS encoding rhodanese-like domain-containing protein: LIPTQEIPQRLGELESHRDRLLIVHCHHGMRSLRVAGWLREQGFSQATSMAGGIEAWSTAIDPRVPRY, from the coding sequence TGCTGATCCCGACGCAGGAGATTCCGCAGCGCCTTGGCGAGCTCGAATCGCACCGCGATCGGCTGCTGATCGTGCACTGCCATCACGGGATGCGCAGCCTCCGCGTCGCCGGGTGGCTCCGGGAGCAAGGGTTTTCCCAGGCGACGAGCATGGCCGGAGGAATCGAGGCCTGGAGCACCGCGATCGACCCTCGGGTGCCACGCTACTGA